The stretch of DNA ATTACAGCAAGATCCGCATCGATCCCAACAACGATCAGCGCATTTGGGTCATGGGCGCGTCCATGTACTATTCCGAAGATGGCGGACGGACGTTTCGCACCAATTGGGTCACGCGCATCCACGGCGATTTCCATGCCATGTGGATCAACCCAGCGAATTCGGATCACATCGTCCTCGGATCCGACGGTGGCATTCACATCAGCTACGATCGGGGACGAACGTGGGACTTCATCAACACGTTGCCGCTCGGGCAGTTCTACGAGATTTGTTACGACATGCGCAAGCCCTACTACGTCTACGGGGGGCTTCAAGACAACGGCAGCTGGATGGGCCCCAGCCGCACGCTCTATACCGTTGGCATCACCAACGAGGACTGGATTCGCATCGGGGGTGGCGATGGCTTCTACGTGCAGGTGGACCCGACCGATCACAACATCCTCTACGTGGAATCCCAGAACGGCAACATCACGCGCCTGCACCTGAACACGGGGGAGCGTCGCATGATTCGTCCGGAGCCGAAGCCCGGCCAGCCTCGGTATCGGTTCGATTGGAATTCCCCCATCCTCATCTCCCCGCATGATCCGAAGACGATCTATTTCGGCGGGAACCGACTCTTCATCTCCCGAGATCGTGGCGAGACGTGGACGGAGACCGAGGACCTGACGACGCAGCCAGATCGGGACAAGATGCCAATCATGGGTGTGATTCCCGGTCCGGACACGCTCTCGCGCCACGATGGCGTGGAGACCTACGGGCAGATCACGACCATCTCGGAATCGCCCCTGCGAGCGGGGATCCTCTGGGTGGGGACCGATGATGGGAATGTCCAGGTCTCGCGCGATGGCGGCCGAACGTGGGAGAATGTCGTCGGCAACATCCCGGGTGTTCCGAAGAACACCTATGTGAGCCGCGTCGTCGCCTCGCGCTCGGGTGAGGGCGTCGCCTACGTCACGTTCGATGGACACCGCAGCAATGACTTCACGCCCTACGTCTACATGACGACCGACTTCGGGAAGACGTGGAAATCGCTGCGAAGCAACCTGCCGGATGGACACCCCATCAACGTCATTCGCGAGCATCCTCGGAATCCGAATCTGCTCTTCGTGGGAACGGAGTTCGGTTTGTTCATCTCCTTCGATCGAGGCGGGCGATGGATTCGATTCAAGAACAATCTGCCGACCGTTCCGGTGGATGACATTCAGATCCATCCGCGCGAGAACGATCTTATCCTGGGGACGCACGGGCGCAGCATCTTCATCCTGGACGACATCACGCCGCTCGAGCAACTTTCGCCGAGCGTCTTGGACTCGGACCTGCACGTCTTCGATATCCGACCGGCGACGATGTACCGACTCTACAACCACAAGGGCAATACGGGGCACAAGTTCTTCATCGCGCCGAATCCGCCTTATGGAGCGATCATCCACTACTATCTGAAGACCTCGCCCGGCGAGAGGGAAGAGGTGAAGATCACGATTCTCGATCGAGAAGGCCGAGTGATCCGCGAGCTGCGCGGGTCTAAGGTTGTAGGGATTAATCGCGTCGCCTGGGATTTGCGCCATGAACCTCCGGTGCGCGCGGAAGCCGAGCCGCCGGCCGGACCGCCCGGCGCGCCGCAAGGGCCGTTCGTGCTCCCAGGCGAGTACACGGTGCGTGTTTCCGTCGGCAATCGGCAAATGAGCAAGACCGTGCGCGTGGAGGAGGATCCTCGAATTCAGATCAGCGATGATGAGCTTCGCGCTCACCGCGAGGCCTGGCACCGCGTGGGACGTCTCTACGCGTCAGCCGATACGGCACGCCGCCGCGTCGTCGAATTACGGAATCGCGTCAACGAATGGGCCGAGAGCCTGAAGCGGCAGACGAATGTGCCGCCATCCGTACAAACGGCCGCGACTTCCCTGCTCCAAGAATTGGATGAGATTCGGGATCAGTTCGTCCCGCGGCCGCGCCCGCTGGGATTTGCTGGTCCCGATCTGCCGGGGACGCCGCGCCCGATCGTCGGACGTCTGGCGCAACTCTATTCGGCCATCGGCTCGTTCACGGCGCGACCGACGCCGCGACAGGCGGAGATGATCGAAGAGCTAGCGCAAGAACTCGCGCAACTTGTGGATCGCCTCAATCGCATCATCGAGGAGAAGATCCCGAACCTCAATCGGCAACTGCGGGAGAGCAATATCCCGCATCTCGCTCCGGGGGATCGCATCACCATACCGCGTTAACAGATCCGATGGCCCCTGATAGCTCGGGCTGAGGTGAGAACGCCTCGGCCCGAGCTATGTGCACTCGCCTGATGTAAGGGGGCGGCCATCAATACTGATTCGGATCTGTGAGCCGTACCGTTCCGACCAAATATCCACTGGCGCCACTGCTCCCGCGAGCTGGGCGCGCAGCCGGAGCGCCAGCGATGGCCCCAGGCAACCGCATGGGAATGAAGCGTCCGAAGACAGAATGCCCGTTGCTGCCCTCGATGAAGAAGGCTCCGAGATTGGCCACGCGGATCGTCGTCCGTCCCCCACGCGAGGGCGTCGTAGGGTCGAAGAGGACGATGGGAACGATGCGCGGACTCTCATTTGGCGGATAGCGATCGCTCCACACGTACCATTGGCGCGTCACCGGATCCCTTCGGAGCTGCGCATTCGGATCTTGAGCGATCAGGGTGCTCACACCCTGGCGCGTGGGACCGACCATGTTCCCCGGCTCCGTCGTGAGCGTATCCCCGATCCGCACTGTCCCGCCCCACCCATAAACAATATTGTCGCGATACGTATCGGCTCCTCGCCCACCTAAGGCGAGTCCGTAGAAGTTCCCCGGATACTCTGGCGAATTGCTCTTCAATTCGATGTATCGGCCATCCACATCGCGGGGAGCGATGAAGCCAGTAGGTGACCCAGGCGAACAATCGCGATAGACACTCAGGTCTTGCCCCTCGAATTCCGAATCGTACGGCGATTTATAATAGTCGGAGTTGACGGAGATCCCTCGCCACGTGTGGGGATTCGGATTGAACGGTCCATGATCCCCGTCCATCGGTGTGACGCAGATCCCGCCGTGGCCAAATTGATCCGGCGGGGCCAAAGGACGCCATCCCCCGGTCCCCCCAATGGCCGGAGCCACAACGGCCGCTGCGCGCACGCGGATATTCGCTTGACGAATTCCGAGGATGATGCCGAAGAACGTGTTCACCGGACGCACGATCTCGATTCGAATAACATTGGGCTTTGGGAACGTGATCTCGCTCGGAGAGAGCTGAACGGGCTGTCCAGCGGCCCGATTGCGCGCCGCATACTCGATGGCCAGACGCACGGCCGGTCCCGTCGCCGAGTAGTTCCCCGGTTCTTGCATGAGCCCCTGCGCGCCAGCCAACGCGGCGGCATCTACCGCGTTCTGCAATTGCGCGCGCACGACATAGAGATACCCCGCGTCTACAGCCAGTGTGGTCGCTCCCAAGAGCGCGACCAATCCCACCGTGGTGAGGACGATGATGCTCCCTCGATCATGCGCTCTTCGCTGCATGGCGTGCTCCTCCTGCCGGCTCGCTTAGCACCTTCGGGATCTTCCGCAATCGGCCGGGGAGCGTATTTTTCCCATCTCGGCGTCGGATTTCTCATTGCGCGCGGGCCGAGGGGAAGAGAATTCCACTTCGCTCACCTTCGCCCCGGATCCCCGCGATCGTGAGAAGCGCTCCGCTTGCCGCGACTTCGTGCACAAGGATCGTCAAGCCCGTCTGGGGATCGGTGAAACTCCGTCCCACGGTCAGGGCCGGATCGAGCCAGGACGCTGTCTCCGGCGTCAGATCAAGCAGGAAGCTTCCCCCACGCTCACCCGAGATCCCCAAGCGCACGACAACTCCGCGAGAGACATTGGAGTTTCGTGAGAGGAAGCGATCGAAGCCTCTCGGCAACCGATACTCGACGTAATACCACGCGGCATATCCCACCCCGACGTCCGCGCTTTTGAGGATCTTGAGCGCTTTCGGACCGTCTCCCTCTGCGTGGTAAGGGGCCAGGCGGAACGCCCCCTCCTCGGTCACGCGAAGGATCTCCTCGCCTTCGCGGAGCCATCCGAGTCGCTCCTTCTGAACAGCGCTCACGTGTCCCGCTCCCATCCCCATGATGTCGAGCGTATCACCGTATTCGAGGACTTGACACGCTTCCCCGAGCGCAACCCATCCGCATTCGAGCGCATGCGAATGGGAGAGACCGAGCCCATGCCCCAACTCGTGAGCTAAAACGTCAAAGGCGAGCGTCCCGTTGATCCACGCCGACGAAGGCGCTCCTCCAAGCGTCCCCAGCCCCCACCACGAACATGCGTTTCTGGGAAAGGCGTAGACGAAATGCGCGTATGCGGACAGATCAATCCCAGAGGCTTGGGCGACCGCGTGGGCTTCTTCAGCTAAGCGAAACGGATCGCACGCCGCAACGCTCATCGGCAGCGTGAACCACCCGAAGACATCGCCCTCTAGCGAGAGCCGTCCATAAGAGTTCTCCCGAAAGAACTCGGCTACGGTCATTAGCAGCGCGCGTGCCGTCTCAACGGAATAGGGCCGCACGACTCGATCGGAGAAGTTCAACAGAAGTAGCGCGACGCGACGTCGGCCAACAGTTTCAGGCAATTGCCGGCCTTGTGCCTCCGATGCTTCCTCAAGGTCTAGGTGTAGGGCGACGATCTGCTTCTCGTGACGAATGCCGCGCACGCGAGCCCGCATCCCTGTGCGAGCCGAGAACAGCGCCCTCGTATCTCCGCGCAGCCAGAATCGCCGCGCGTCCTGACGTAAGGCATATGACCGACGCGCCCATCCGAGATGATCCTCCACGAGGATCTCCACGATGCCCTCTTCTACTGAAGGGCTTCCTTGGGAGATCGCTAAGGGTGGATCGCCTCCGACAACCGCCGCTTGAAGAGAGATGCCGAGAGCGAGCGCAAGGAACATGCCGCGCGCTCGGCGGCTCGATGCTCGTCGTCCAAACGCCATATCCCCCCTCGCTCGATGTGTTCAAGGGAGGCTGCTTTTGAACGCGCTTCCGCTCAGGCGCTTGAACTCGAACGCTCGCGCGATCAGCTCACGAACACCATCTTCATCAAACGATCAGCGAATGCCCCGATCCTCCCCATTAGGACGCGCATATTGTACTTCTGCCCCTCTCTCAGATCAATCGGGCTAAAGGCGGATTTCTCTCCGCCGGAAGGGTGGGAAAGATCCCTCCCCACGCAGGTCGTGCCCCCTCACGGTCATTGTTTGCAGAATGAGCCGCGAAGGGGGTATGCTTGAAGAGAAGCAGCAAAGAAGCCGAGTCCCCCCGCAGGTAATGTCACCGGCGGATGGGAGACTTTCGGCGAAATGCTGAGAAAAAGCGAGCGTGGCGCTCGCGTTCGAGAGCGATATGAGGACCTATCGCGTGATCACGGAGCCGGCCGAGCTGGAGGCGCTGCGAGAGCGATTGCTTGCAGAGCCTGCGCTCGGCGTGGATACGGAGACAACGGCGCTCGATCCCTATCAGGGGCGCATCCGCCTGCTGCAGCTTGCCACGCGCAATGAAATCGCTGTGTTGGATCTCTTCGCCCTGGGTGAGCAAGCGTTGGATATGCTGCGCCCGGTTCTGGAAGGGGAACGACCGGTCAAGGTCCTGCACAATGCGAAATTCGACGCGAAGATGCTCCTGCATCATGCCGGCATTGAGCTGGGACGCCTTTTCGATACAATGCTCGCCTCACAACTGGTGGCCGCTGGCGATATGTCGAAGCGACATGGGCTCGCGGACGTCGCCGAACGCTATTTGCGCGAGCGCGTGGAGAAAACCCCGCAATTGAGCGATTGGAGCGGAGCGCTCTCTTCGACACAGCTCGACTACGCGGCGCGCGACGTCGAAGTCCTCCTGCCGCTTCGAGAAGTGCTCATTGAGAAGCTGAAAGAACTCTCGCTCGTTCGCGTCGCGAAACTCGAATTCGAGTGCGTGGTTCCGACGGCTGCCATGGAGTTGGCCGGTATGCCTTTCGACGTGGAGCGTTGGGAGGCACTAGTTGAGACATGGGAGCAGCGACGCGCCCAACTGGAGGAAGCATTGCGCCACGAATTAGCGCGCGGAGCGCCCCAAGCGAACCTCTTCGGCCAAGCCGAGATCAACGTGAACAGCCCACATCAAGTTCTGGCCAGCTTGCGTCAGCTTGGCCTCCTCGTCGAGGGCACGAGCGAAGCGGAGCTTCTGCCCTATCGGGATCACCCAGCGGTCCGGCTCCTGCTGGAATACCGCAGCGTACAGAAGCTGCTCAGCACCTTCGGGCGCGGCTTCCTCGAACATCGGCATCCGGTGACCGGACGCCTGCATGGCGATTTCCATCAGATCGGGACGCCGACCGGACGCTACAGTTGCAGCGAACCGAACATCCAGCAGGTCCCCAATGTGCCGGAAATTCGCGCGTGCTTCCGGGCGCCAGCCGGTCGGCGATTGATCGTGGCCGATTATTCGCAAGTCGAGCTGCGCATCCTCGCCGAATTCTCCCAAGACCCGAAGATGCTCGAAGCCTTCTTGAACGGGCTGGATCTGCATCGAATGACGGCGAGCTGGATGTTCAAAGTCCCTCCGGAGGAGGTCACCAAAGAGCAACGCGCTATCGCCAAGACGATCAATTTCGGCCTGATGTACGGCATGGGCGCGGCGAGTCTAGCGGCGCGCATTGCAGAAGTTCGCGACGGAGCGAGCGTCTCACTCACTGAAGCCGAAGCGTTGATCGCCAGCTATTTCGAGATCTATCGAAAAGTGGGTGAGTGGCTGCGGGCGGCCAGCGATACGGCCGTCTCGATTCGCCAAAGCCGCTCTCAATCGGGACGCTTATGGCGCTTTCAGTTCGATCCCACAGATCGCGAACAGGTCGCGGCCGTCCACCGATTGGGGAAGAACTTTCCGATCCAGGGGACGGGCGCCGATATTCTCAAGCGAGCGATGCGGCTCGTGTATGAAGCTCTCCGTCCCTACGACGCGCAGATCGTGAATTCGATCCACGATGAGATCGTCGTCGAAGTCGCCGAGGAGCACGCCGAGGAAGTCGCGCATCTGGTGCGTGAGCGCATGATCGCGGCCGGGCGCGAGTTCATCAAAACGGTTCCCATTGAGGTCGAAGTCGCCATCTCCGAAGCTTGGGTGAAGTGAAGACCGACGCCGGGAGCGCTCGAGCCTTCGGACGCGGTAGAATATCTGACGCCACGAATGATCGGGAGGGGGCAGGCATGAGAATCTGCGAACGCTGTCGGGCTGTGGTCGGTGCTGATTGGCGCTTCTGCCGATATTGCGGGGCTCGTTTAGAGTCGAGTCCCTCGACGAAGCCGGAGATCGGCGAAGAGCTGGAGACGGCGATCCTCGAGCCGCGCAAGACAGCGCCGGCGTACCTCCCTCCGGAGATCGAGCGCGTGCCCCTCGACGCGCAGCTCGATCGCCTGGAGAAACCTCGACGCCGATTCCAGTGGTTGGCATTTCTGCTGGTCGGCGTGCTCGCGCTCGGAGCAGTGAGCAGCGCAGGCGTTTTCCTCTGGCACGAGGTCG from Blastocatellia bacterium encodes:
- a CDS encoding Tad domain-containing protein; translated protein: MQRRAHDRGSIIVLTTVGLVALLGATTLAVDAGYLYVVRAQLQNAVDAAALAGAQGLMQEPGNYSATGPAVRLAIEYAARNRAAGQPVQLSPSEITFPKPNVIRIEIVRPVNTFFGIILGIRQANIRVRAAAVVAPAIGGTGGWRPLAPPDQFGHGGICVTPMDGDHGPFNPNPHTWRGISVNSDYYKSPYDSEFEGQDLSVYRDCSPGSPTGFIAPRDVDGRYIELKSNSPEYPGNFYGLALGGRGADTYRDNIVYGWGGTVRIGDTLTTEPGNMVGPTRQGVSTLIAQDPNAQLRRDPVTRQWYVWSDRYPPNESPRIVPIVLFDPTTPSRGGRTTIRVANLGAFFIEGSNGHSVFGRFIPMRLPGAIAGAPAARPARGSSGASGYLVGTVRLTDPNQY
- a CDS encoding bifunctional 3'-5' exonuclease/DNA polymerase gives rise to the protein MRTYRVITEPAELEALRERLLAEPALGVDTETTALDPYQGRIRLLQLATRNEIAVLDLFALGEQALDMLRPVLEGERPVKVLHNAKFDAKMLLHHAGIELGRLFDTMLASQLVAAGDMSKRHGLADVAERYLRERVEKTPQLSDWSGALSSTQLDYAARDVEVLLPLREVLIEKLKELSLVRVAKLEFECVVPTAAMELAGMPFDVERWEALVETWEQRRAQLEEALRHELARGAPQANLFGQAEINVNSPHQVLASLRQLGLLVEGTSEAELLPYRDHPAVRLLLEYRSVQKLLSTFGRGFLEHRHPVTGRLHGDFHQIGTPTGRYSCSEPNIQQVPNVPEIRACFRAPAGRRLIVADYSQVELRILAEFSQDPKMLEAFLNGLDLHRMTASWMFKVPPEEVTKEQRAIAKTINFGLMYGMGAASLAARIAEVRDGASVSLTEAEALIASYFEIYRKVGEWLRAASDTAVSIRQSRSQSGRLWRFQFDPTDREQVAAVHRLGKNFPIQGTGADILKRAMRLVYEALRPYDAQIVNSIHDEIVVEVAEEHAEEVAHLVRERMIAAGREFIKTVPIEVEVAISEAWVK